In Sulfurisphaera javensis, a single genomic region encodes these proteins:
- a CDS encoding phosphoribosylanthranilate isomerase: protein MIKIKFCGISHIEDAILASKLADFLGVVTDPISPRYVKPEFINIVKRFVDKPIVNVKVNGDLRVIINESDADYVQLHRVLSDNEIEETLSYSKKFIFYVPANEKFYSYFNTIIKKTNHLILVDSEKKGEKVNLEFAKKLVKEYDKVGIGGGITPDNVEEFLSLNPYWIDISSGIEKYKTKKDQEKMIKISEKVKKWTFIQ, encoded by the coding sequence TTGATTAAAATAAAATTTTGTGGCATTTCTCACATTGAAGATGCTATATTAGCATCTAAATTGGCTGATTTTTTAGGTGTAGTTACAGATCCTATTAGTCCCAGATATGTAAAGCCAGAATTTATTAATATAGTAAAGAGGTTTGTAGATAAACCAATAGTGAATGTAAAAGTAAATGGGGATTTACGAGTTATTATTAATGAAAGTGATGCTGATTATGTTCAACTCCATAGGGTTTTGTCAGATAATGAAATAGAAGAGACTCTAAGTTATAGTAAGAAGTTTATATTTTACGTTCCAGCTAACGAGAAATTTTACTCTTATTTTAATACGATAATAAAAAAGACTAATCATCTTATTCTTGTTGATTCAGAAAAGAAAGGAGAAAAAGTAAACCTAGAATTTGCTAAAAAGTTAGTAAAGGAATACGATAAGGTAGGAATAGGAGGAGGAATTACGCCAGATAACGTAGAAGAATTCCTCTCTTTAAATCCCTATTGGATCGATATTTCGTCTGGTATCGAGAAATATAAGACAAAGAAAGACCAGGAAAAAATGATCAAAATAAGTGAGAAGGTGAAAAAATGGACGTTTATCCAATAA